The genomic segment ATTAGCTGCCAGCTCTTCCGGATGCTTCCGGTCCCCCAGGCAGATCATCTGAACCGACCTCCCGGCAAGCCTCTGCGAAAGCTCCTGCAAAAGCTGCCCTGTCACAATACAGCCAATTTTCTCTCCGGCAGGTTGCATAGCAATCAGCCGCGCCATCTGCTCTGCCGTCGCATCTGTCACGATCAGCCGCCCCTTCGGCGCATAGTGCCGGTATTTCATGCCCGGCGCTCTGGGCACAATATCTGCGGCTACTTCCCGTGCCTGCTTAACGGCCGGATCTACGGCGACCTCCGGAATGACTTCCTCCAGCATCTCCTTCGTGATGGCTCCCGGCCGCAAAATCATCGGGATCTCTCCTGTTAAATCCAATACTGTAGATTCAAGCCCCACCTGACAGTCTCCGCCATCTAAGATCAGCGGGATCCTTCCCTGCATGTCCTCTTGCACATGAACAGCCGTCGTCGGACTCGGCCGCCCTGAGCGATTGGCGCTGGGCGCCGCAAGCGGCATGCCCGTATACTGCAAAAGAGCCATCGCGGCCGGGTGGGATGGCATCCGCACGGCGACCGTATCAAGCCCTCCTGTAATGCGGCTTGAAATCTCTGCCCGCTTGGGCATGATCAGCGTAAGAGGCCCCGGCCAAAAACGCGCTGCCAGCAGCGGCAGCGGCTCTGGGATCCTGCGAACCAGCGTATCCAGCGCAAACTCCGGCGCAATGTGCACAATGAGCGGATTATCGGAGGGCCGCCCTTTTGCCTGATAGATACGGGCAATTCCTTCTTCTGAGAGAGCCCATGCGCCTAGCCCGTACACGGTTTCTGTAGGAAAAGCAACTAGCTCTCCCTGCTTTAAATACTGCTTTGCCAGTGTCAGACTCTCTTCGTTAATCGGCAAAATTTTTGTCTGCACAGCGCTCCCTCCCCTCCGGCTGGATTCGATCAATATCGAGCTTATTATATATTAAAAAACATCGGATTGCAAATATTTTTCAATACCGCAGTAGATGCCCCAGGCTACCTTTTTTTGATACGCCTCACTGTTTAAGTTTTCTGCATCCTGTGAATTGGTGATAAATCCGCATTCTACTAATATCGCCGGCATCGGCGATTGTAAAAGAATAAAATAGCTGTCATTGGCTTTAGCCTCTCTTGTATTTTCAGGAGCGGTAAAGCTATTGAGCATCTCTTGTACCAGCAGCGCCAGAGACGCTGCCTGCGGACTTTGCTTTTGGAAAAACACCTGC from the Lachnospiraceae bacterium genome contains:
- a CDS encoding threonylcarbamoyl-AMP synthase: MQTKILPINEESLTLAKQYLKQGELVAFPTETVYGLGAWALSEEGIARIYQAKGRPSDNPLIVHIAPEFALDTLVRRIPEPLPLLAARFWPGPLTLIMPKRAEISSRITGGLDTVAVRMPSHPAAMALLQYTGMPLAAPSANRSGRPSPTTAVHVQEDMQGRIPLILDGGDCQVGLESTVLDLTGEIPMILRPGAITKEMLEEVIPEVAVDPAVKQAREVAADIVPRAPGMKYRHYAPKGRLIVTDATAEQMARLIAMQPAGEKIGCIVTGQLLQELSQRLAGRSVQMICLGDRKHPEELAANLFGALREADEKNLTLIYGEALPREGMGEAIMNRFLKAASQQLWMNQEEKG